In Candidatus Omnitrophota bacterium, a single window of DNA contains:
- a CDS encoding NUDIX domain-containing protein, whose translation MEKEFSAGAIIFRKEEGKPLFLLIYSRKNRMWVFPKGHIESGESEKEAAAREIMEEAGISGIRFVDGFREENVYNTVSNRGPNKGSIIEKHAIFFLCESKTADVKVDMQEMVDHKWLVMDEAMKLIKFDVWKQMLARANLSIIMKD comes from the coding sequence GTGGAAAAAGAATTTTCGGCAGGGGCGATAATCTTCAGGAAAGAGGAGGGTAAGCCTCTTTTTCTCCTCATCTACAGCCGTAAGAACAGGATGTGGGTATTCCCTAAAGGGCACATCGAATCCGGAGAATCCGAAAAGGAGGCCGCCGCCAGGGAGATAATGGAGGAAGCGGGTATCTCAGGCATACGATTCGTGGACGGTTTCAGGGAAGAGAACGTTTATAATACGGTCAGTAACAGAGGTCCGAACAAGGGAAGTATCATCGAAAAGCACGCGATATTTTTTTTATGCGAGTCGAAGACAGCGGACGTAAAGGTCGACATGCAGGAGATGGTAGACCACAAATGGCTCGTCATGGATGAAGCGATGAAACTTATAAAGTTCGATGTCTGGAAGCAGATGTTAGCCAGGGCGAATTTATCTATTATCATGAAAGATTAG